ATTAAAAAGAAAAAGAAATAATGCAACAACAGACAACCATCTACCAGAATTGATGAAGGCCACAAGATAAGCCAAAGTTAAATTTTCGCCATTTGCTGATGCTAACAAAGCAGAATCATAAACGTCTTTACCTAAAATAGATAGTAGCGGAGGATATGCGTATCCGTAAAAAACACCACTCGTGTATTCAGAAAATCGAAAATAATTATAAGCCACAGGAAGGATCAAAAAAAATATAAACAATCCAACAAAACTAAACTTTTGAATATTCTGGATTAAAAATGCCCTATACTCAAAAAAATATAAAACCAAAATCAAACAGTAAAAAATTGAACTAAGCAAATGTGAATAAAAAACAAGAGACGTGAATCCAACAAATAGAATTAAATCAATAGACTTTAATTTTTTCCTGTAGCGATCTAATGAGACTAAAGCAAAAAGAATCAATGAATGAGAAAAACTAGAAATCACCGTTCCTTCAACAATACCCACCAAACTTGTTCCTTGTAGTCCTTCTCCCGCATAACTGAAGTAAAACAAAACAGAAGAAAATCCAAATAGAATCTGAAAGTATCTTGGGTAAAGAGACCATAGAAATTGTTTTGCAAACAAATAAATCGAATAAAATAAACTTAAGATTGAAAGAAAAATCGAAATTGAAAAAGCAGATTCGATATTGATCGAAAAAAGTGAATGAATGAGATACACTAAAAAATAATAGAAAGGTGGATAAAAATAGAAAATTGGAAATCCGCCAAACCAAACATCCGACCATCCAGTTGCCGTACCTGATTGTATTTGTTTCACAAATTCTTTTGCCAAAACTATATGGCCAGGAGTATCCCAACCACTCAAAGTTTCGCCAGAAAATAAATACCAAAATTTTAGGGGAAGTGAAAGTAATATAAGAAAGCCGAGTCCATAAGCCAAATACTTGGCCCATACAACTCGGCGAAAGGAAAGTGAATCCATTACAAAAAAGTAAGGGATCTGATTAGTTTGGCAATCTTATATTCCACCTTCCAATAATCGAAAACTAGGACACTCTATACGGTAAGCAGATTTTTTTCCATCAGCTCCAAGGTATATTCCTTCGTGAACCAAACGATATTCACCTGGTTTAGTTTCAGAATTGGTTTCCCAAAGTAAATCCAAACTTTCTTCGTTTTTACCCCATAAACCACGTTTTTGGTAAATAAATTTTGTATCAAAATCAGCATCAGACCTTACTGGTTTCCAAGTGGACTCAACCAATGACTCAACCCAAAGGTAGGAAGAAACTTTTGGATAACCAACATTGGGATTTGCTGATGCCACACGACAAGAAACCACTTCACCTTTTTTATATATTTCTGCACTCGGTTGGATGATATTCTGAGGTTTGTTAGAAACCACATCGGCAGAAGGTATTTTTAAAGGATGGACACGATCTGATAAATCCATAGGCATTAGGGTTGTTTGAGCCGCAGGTGTACCATTCTTCAGCTCTAATGACATTTTATGAAACTCTTGCCTTAAGGCATTTAAACTTTGTGGCCCATGTAATGTATGACCACCTTCATAATTTTGTGTGGAATATTCTTCTGGAGTTGTAATGTATCCGGAAAAATCATTTGTTAATCCAGATAATACGATTTCAGATGATTGTTCTTTTAAAACTGACTGAACTTCTTTTTTTAATCTTCGACTGGACATGGTTGTGACTTCATGTGGCAAAACTAAAATTGTTAGATCACCAATAACAGCGAGTCCATAAGGCAAAATTTGTGGCAAACTAGGGATTGGTTTTGTTTCTCCCATCGGAAATAAAACTGCTTTTGGATTTTGGCATTCTCTTAATTCATCTGATGGAGATTGCAACATAAACTTTGCAATCCAATCAATATAAAATCTTCGATTCTGATTTGTCATTCCTTCATGGAACAACCAATGCCCTCCTCCTTCTTCCGTTGAACCTGCAGCAAAGGAATATCCGTAAGCAGAAGGACAAGTGATTTCGTTTTTACCCGTTCCAGAAAATTCACTACTAACGGGATGTTTACTCATATCGATGAATTTTTGTGTAAAAGAAATACCACCTGACAATCGTTTGCCTTCTGACTTTAAGATTTGTTGGCTTGCTAAAAATTGTCTTTTTCCAATAATAAAACTACTATCATAAATATCCTTTCCAGGACCTGTGTTATTTAAATTTAGATTTGGAGAGACATCTCCCTCATTTGCCTGTGCAAAGATAGCAACAAAATCATTTGCTCCTTGTTTTTTGGCTTCTGACTCTGCAAGTAAAGAGGCAATCCCTTTGTTATCTGAAGAAATCAATCGATTATCAAAAGTAATATTGGTTGGGTGTACGCCATACCAATTTACAAACCCAATTGGAACTCCTGACACTGATACTGTTAGTTGGAGCATCTCTCTATCAATATTGTCTGAGTATAATTTTCTTTCTGAATCTGGGTTAGCAAGATAAGCAGAAAGACTTCTGTTGATTCCCCCTTCTTTCACCATAGCTTTTCCAACAATCAATTCTGCAGGTTTTAACTTTTGATATGCCTCTTTAATAGATTCAAAAATTCCATCTCTTAGCACTGCATAAGATTCTGAATAGAATTCTTTTGAATAAAACGATACTTCGGAATAATGAAAATGTCCAGCAGGACCACTGTGTGTATGAGATGCATTGATAAGCACATTACCATAGTTAAATCCTGGATCTAATTCTTTTTGAAGTCTTTTGACAACATCTCTTTGGATTTCAAACGGCACTCCTCCTACTTCGGCGGTCACATAGGCCATGAGTTTTTTAGAACTTTGGTCACGAATGACAAGAGAGCGTGCAAACTGTCTGGTTTGAATCCCAAGACCTGTTTGGTCTTCCCTGGCGTAACCCCAGAACATGACACCTACGGGTGGACCAGTGATGTCCTTTTTCGCCATCGCGGCAGAATATACGGGCTTTTCTTCAGAATGAAGGGAAAGCGTGAAACAAAGTAGTACAACCAGTGAAATTCGAAACTGCATCCTTTAGATTCTAAAGGGCTTAGTCCGAATTGTCAATCCCGAACAATTGTCGACTAATTTGTGGATTGGGCCAAACGACACTCAGGAACTACCTCAAAATAGCCGTTTTTACCAGAAAAAGTGGAAACGGAAAGAAAAAGAGAAAAGTAAGTCGCTGAAGAAAGTAAGGACGAAACTAAAGATTTTTTGGAACCTGGAAAATACCGAACTTTAAAGGATTTGCCGTTGTATACTTTACTCCAAACAAAATTAGGAAGATTTCGCATTTTGGCTTTTTTAGAAGGCCTTTCGTTTCTCACGATCCTCTTTGTGACCATGCCTCTCAAGTATCTATACCAAAATCCAGAACCAAATAAGATTGTAGGTCTTATTCATGGTTTATTATTCCTTTTGTATTTAGTGGAACTTTTCCAAGTAAAAGTGGAGTTAGGTTGGAAGGTGAAAAAAACCTTATTAGCGGCGCTTGCCTCCGTTCTTCCTTTTGGAACCTTTGTGGCGGAACGTTATTTGTATTTGAAAGATGATTCAGAAGAGAAGCGATAGATCCGTTAAAAAAGTCCTTATATTTTTATTACGATTCTTTGTCAGTGGAGAGAATATATTGATTCAACAGACAATTTAAAGAGAAAAAAATTAGAGGTTCTGAACCAAGATTCTCTCTGGCTCATCCTTCTTTTAAATTTTTTGCATAACTCTGATGCCCAAATGGGAACCTTGACAGTCAATTAAACTACTAGACATTCCCCAAAACCCTAGAGAGTTCCTTGCGAATTCTTCTGGGGTTTTTTCTATAGGATCATGAAAGCTCTACGTTTCCTTATCCTTTTGGCAATTTTTAACTTCGGTTTAAATGCCCAATCAACAAAGGCGATAAAGAAACAAATCCCAATCAAAAAAGACCTGCAACCTGAAATCGAAAGAACAGTGCCAGAGCCAAAAGACCAATACCAAATCCGACTCATTATGGAGAACGATGCGTTTGGAGCTTTCTCTGATCGATATTATACAAATGGCTCTCGATTGGAGTTTCATATGACTGCCGGTGAGTCTAATCCCACTCGAAAAATTTTAGGATACTGGAATGATATATTTATTACACCATCAGCATCCACAAAATACCTACAAGGTTTTGCATTAGGACAAGAATTTTACACACCAACAAATATTACCAAGGCGGATGTTTCCTATGGTGATAGACCTTATTCAAGCAGAGCATACTTTAGTAACTCCTTAACGACTGCAACGGAAGACACAAGTATCACCACCGAATTAGAAGTGGGGATGATTGGACCTTCAGTGGGTGGCAAGTCGGCCCAAATGAACTTTCACAATCTAATTGGTTCACCAACACCGCAAGGATGGGATACTCAAATTCCAAACTCATATTCTGGAGCTTTACGAACTGACGTAAGAAAGTTCCATCATCGTTTTTTTGGAACACAATACAATTTAAATCTTGGAAATATACAATCAGATGCTTCGTTTGGTCTTATCTTTCGATTTGGAAATGTAGATAAAACTCCGGGACCAGGAAGTTCCGCCTTACAACCAGGTCCACCAATACTTCATGAAGATGGAAAAGGATATTGGTATTTTTATATTAATCCTGGTGGTACATTTCAATTTTATAATGCAACCATCCAAGGACAAATTGGAACAGACAGAACTTATAAAGCACAAAGTAGAGAGTCCGCATTTAGCAACTGGGATAACTATTTAAATAATCCAACTCCGGAAGCAGGAGAAAGAGAAATACAATATCGAGCACTTGCAGAAGATAACGGTAGAAATTCCTTACAAAGGTATATTCTTTTTAATGAATTTTTAGTAAAGGGAACTTCAAATCCCTATGATATAGGGCTCAATTATTTGATATTCAATAATATTTTTAATGGTGCAGAAGACATTGAAAGAGGTACGAGATTATTTTTATTAAAAAATCTTTCCGACCAATGGGACCAAATCCCAGATAACGCCCGTGCTTTGGCAATTTATTCTATCTTCAGACCAGATGGAGGGAAACTTCCTCCAATTGTAAGACTTTATTCCTATGAAATTTTATCACAGTTCATTCTTGATCCCAAACAAAGAGAAGTGCTATTACAACTGTTACGTGAGGAAATCGAATACCGGGATGACAAAACTTACGTGGCAGATTTAAAACGGGCAGTCGGATTTGTTCGTGCAGGATTTGTTTCCGTATCCAATGCCGGATTTATGTTTGGGATTCACTATAACTACCAAACTATCGATTTTCAATCTGGCAAAGGTTTACCCCAACAACACCAATGGATAGGATTTCAATTAGGTAAAGTTTTCTGATTACCCTTTTGTAATTAGAATCACTATCAAAGAAATTTGAACCAGTGTCAAAATTATGGTCGCCAATACAGGTGTCTTTCCTTGA
The nucleotide sequence above comes from Leptospira harrisiae. Encoded proteins:
- a CDS encoding lipid A deacylase LpxR family protein: MKALRFLILLAIFNFGLNAQSTKAIKKQIPIKKDLQPEIERTVPEPKDQYQIRLIMENDAFGAFSDRYYTNGSRLEFHMTAGESNPTRKILGYWNDIFITPSASTKYLQGFALGQEFYTPTNITKADVSYGDRPYSSRAYFSNSLTTATEDTSITTELEVGMIGPSVGGKSAQMNFHNLIGSPTPQGWDTQIPNSYSGALRTDVRKFHHRFFGTQYNLNLGNIQSDASFGLIFRFGNVDKTPGPGSSALQPGPPILHEDGKGYWYFYINPGGTFQFYNATIQGQIGTDRTYKAQSRESAFSNWDNYLNNPTPEAGEREIQYRALAEDNGRNSLQRYILFNEFLVKGTSNPYDIGLNYLIFNNIFNGAEDIERGTRLFLLKNLSDQWDQIPDNARALAIYSIFRPDGGKLPPIVRLYSYEILSQFILDPKQREVLLQLLREEIEYRDDKTYVADLKRAVGFVRAGFVSVSNAGFMFGIHYNYQTIDFQSGKGLPQQHQWIGFQLGKVF
- a CDS encoding neutral/alkaline non-lysosomal ceramidase N-terminal domain-containing protein, whose product is MQFRISLVVLLCFTLSLHSEEKPVYSAAMAKKDITGPPVGVMFWGYAREDQTGLGIQTRQFARSLVIRDQSSKKLMAYVTAEVGGVPFEIQRDVVKRLQKELDPGFNYGNVLINASHTHSGPAGHFHYSEVSFYSKEFYSESYAVLRDGIFESIKEAYQKLKPAELIVGKAMVKEGGINRSLSAYLANPDSERKLYSDNIDREMLQLTVSVSGVPIGFVNWYGVHPTNITFDNRLISSDNKGIASLLAESEAKKQGANDFVAIFAQANEGDVSPNLNLNNTGPGKDIYDSSFIIGKRQFLASQQILKSEGKRLSGGISFTQKFIDMSKHPVSSEFSGTGKNEITCPSAYGYSFAAGSTEEGGGHWLFHEGMTNQNRRFYIDWIAKFMLQSPSDELRECQNPKAVLFPMGETKPIPSLPQILPYGLAVIGDLTILVLPHEVTTMSSRRLKKEVQSVLKEQSSEIVLSGLTNDFSGYITTPEEYSTQNYEGGHTLHGPQSLNALRQEFHKMSLELKNGTPAAQTTLMPMDLSDRVHPLKIPSADVVSNKPQNIIQPSAEIYKKGEVVSCRVASANPNVGYPKVSSYLWVESLVESTWKPVRSDADFDTKFIYQKRGLWGKNEESLDLLWETNSETKPGEYRLVHEGIYLGADGKKSAYRIECPSFRLLEGGI
- a CDS encoding DUF3817 domain-containing protein codes for the protein MYTLLQTKLGRFRILAFLEGLSFLTILFVTMPLKYLYQNPEPNKIVGLIHGLLFLLYLVELFQVKVELGWKVKKTLLAALASVLPFGTFVAERYLYLKDDSEEKR